AGGTTCACGTCGGCGTTGGTGCTCCACAGCCTGACAAACCAGGCCTCGCGGAAGAAATGCAGGATCGTAAAAAGGAAGTGGTACGACGGCCCGAAGACCGGCAGTTGCACATCGTCGATCTGCGGGATCGGCTGGTAGGCTCGCGTCTGAAAGGCGTCGTCCAGCGGAATCTCGTACTCGCTATTGGTCCAGGTCATCGAAAACGCAAAATCGACGACCGTCGTCGGCACGAAGCGATCGTTATTCAGCTTGATCAGCTTGGGCAGATGATCAGGACTCATCTGGTAGATCAGTTTCTCCTTGCGCGTGACGGGCAGGGCGCGACCTTTGGCCCAGTCGCGCCGTCCCTCGGCGTAGCCAAGGCCGCCCATGATCTCGACGATGCGATCTTTGTAGTCGTGCTTCAGCATGAAATCAAGATCGCCCATGTAGCGCGCGCCCGATCCGTGGTAGATCGTCGACTCGAACGCGATGCCCTTGGTCGCGACGATCGGGATCGACGCCTCGGCAAAGGCTGTGACGATCCGCGCGGCCTCGCGGCGGTAGATCTCGATCTCATACAGGCCCAGGCGCATCGCGTTGATCATCGTATGCTTGATGTAGCGCGGCACTTCCTCGATCATATCGGTCTGCTCAAGATGATACGTGAGCAGCCGCAGAGTCTTATGTCGAATCGCCTGCTCCAGCAGCTCGCCCCAGTTGAGCATCGGCATTTTGACGAGCTGCTCGAAGAGCTGCCGCTCCTCAGGCGTAGCAAGTCCTCTACAGGATAGCTCAAGCAGCGCCCATTCGGGGCCGAGCTGAAGATCCGGTACGTATGCCTGTCCCATCGTCTCGCTCCTCTACACACATGACCACAGCCTAGGGGCTATTGCACCATCGCGGCGAACGCTTCTACGACATCCTGCCAGTAGTCCAATTCATGCAGCAAATACGGGTGAAAAATACCGATCACGCTCGTCTGGGCCGCGCGCGCGACCGGATACGACCGATCGATCGCGTACTGGTTGAAGAGACGCTTCTCGTCGGCGAGGCAGTTGTAGCCCGGAATAAAGGGCAGTTGGCGCTGCCTGGCACGGTCGAGCAGCGCATCTCGATCGTCTCCGGCGGCCTCGTAGCGGAACGAGTACATGTACTGCGCACGGCACGTCACCTGCGGATACGGCTTGAGCATGCTGCATCCGGGGATCGTCGGCAGCGTCTGCTCCAAAAAATCGATCACGCGCGCGCGCTGCTCGCACAGTGCGTTCAGCACGTCCAGCTGTGGCAGCAGCATCGCCGCCGCGAGATCCGCGAGCATATAGTTGCCGCCGAGGATGCCACGGCGATTGACGCCGCCGCCCACGCCCCGCCCGCGATGCACGATCGCGTAGCATGTTTCGTACAGCTCCTCGTCCGAGGTGGTGATGATGCCGCCCTGCCCGCTGCTCATCAGCTTCGCGCCGCCGAAGCTAAAAAATCCGGCCACGCCCCAGCTTCCGACGCCCCGACCGGCATAGCTCGCACCGTGCGCCTGCGCACAGTCCTCGATGAGCTGAACCTGCGCCGCGCGACACAGCTCGGCCAGACGATCTAGTCGCGCGACGGAGCCGCTGATATGCACGGCGATGACCGCCTTCACATCGGTAAGATCGAGCGCCGCAAGCTGATCGAGATCCAGCGTCAGCGTGTCGGGATCGACATCGACAAAGACCGGCGTCGCTCCGGCCTGCACCACGTTGTAGACCGGCGAGTAAAAGCTGTAGGCCGGAAGCACCACGTTATCGCCGGGTCCGATGCCAAGGCCGCGCAGCAGAACGTCGAGCGCCAGCGTCGCGTTACACGTGGCAAGTCCAAAGCGGGCATCGTGCATCCGGGCAAAGCGCGTCTCCAGCTCACGAACGGCAGCGCCCTGGCTGTGCCACCACTGGCCCGACTGGAACGACTGGCGGATCGACTCAAGGATCGCCTCCTCGTTCGGCGGCCAGTGCTCATACCGCTTCACGGATCGCCTCCCGCGCCGCGACAAGCTGCCGCACCAGCGCTCGGCCCGCTTCGATCTGGCGCGGATCGAGGATGTAATCGATCGTCGGCAGGTAGGCGTGCCGGTTGCTCAGGATCAGCCCGACATGCTCGTCTTCGACGTAGACGAGCCTGCCCTGGCCGTACGTATGCTGCGCCACGGGCAACCTCGGCGGCTCGGCCAGGCCCTCTACCGCCGCCAACTCGTAGAGCCGGACGCACGTTCTGGGTGTCACGCCACCGGCGAGCAGCTTCGGCGTCGAGATCAGCGCCAGGGCCAGC
This Herpetosiphonaceae bacterium DNA region includes the following protein-coding sequences:
- a CDS encoding nucleotidyltransferase family protein, yielding MGQAYVPDLQLGPEWALLELSCRGLATPEERQLFEQLVKMPMLNWGELLEQAIRHKTLRLLTYHLEQTDMIEEVPRYIKHTMINAMRLGLYEIEIYRREAARIVTAFAEASIPIVATKGIAFESTIYHGSGARYMGDLDFMLKHDYKDRIVEIMGGLGYAEGRRDWAKGRALPVTRKEKLIYQMSPDHLPKLIKLNNDRFVPTTVVDFAFSMTWTNSEYEIPLDDAFQTRAYQPIPQIDDVQLPVFGPSYHFLFTILHFFREAWFVRLWSTNADVNLIKCADIILFWQRHPELHTQAFADLLRSYNIVQPVIWVLAHIDRAFGTDMVEVLAMQDAVSEDWLSSLKPSGTTADRWRGTMRERLRSKNRLELLADA
- a CDS encoding DegT/DnrJ/EryC1/StrS family aminotransferase, whose amino-acid sequence is MKRYEHWPPNEEAILESIRQSFQSGQWWHSQGAAVRELETRFARMHDARFGLATCNATLALDVLLRGLGIGPGDNVVLPAYSFYSPVYNVVQAGATPVFVDVDPDTLTLDLDQLAALDLTDVKAVIAVHISGSVARLDRLAELCRAAQVQLIEDCAQAHGASYAGRGVGSWGVAGFFSFGGAKLMSSGQGGIITTSDEELYETCYAIVHRGRGVGGGVNRRGILGGNYMLADLAAAMLLPQLDVLNALCEQRARVIDFLEQTLPTIPGCSMLKPYPQVTCRAQYMYSFRYEAAGDDRDALLDRARQRQLPFIPGYNCLADEKRLFNQYAIDRSYPVARAAQTSVIGIFHPYLLHELDYWQDVVEAFAAMVQ